The genomic segment GCAGGACATGTCGCCGACGGTGCGGTAGCGCACCCGGCGCTTCTCGGTGCGCTCCCCCGGTGCCGGGCCGCCCCAGGACCCGGCGGTCAGCCACATGTGGTGGCGCTCGAACACCTCGCGTTCGTGGGCGAAGTAGATGCTCGGCAGCTCGATGCGTTCGCGGGCGATGTACTGCCACACGTCCAGCTCGGTCCAGTTGGACAGCGGGAAGACGCGCACGTGCTCGCGGGGCAGGTGGCGGCCGTTGTACAGGTTCCACAGCTCGGGGCGCTGGCGGCGCGGGTCCCACTGGGAGAACTCGTCGCGCAGGGAGAACACGCGTTCCTTGGCGCGGGCTTTTTCCTCGTCGCGGCGCCCGCCGCCGAACACCGCGTCGAACCGCTCGCGTTGGATGGTGTCGGTCAGCGGGCGGGTCTGCAGCGGGTTGCGGGTGCCGTCGGGGCGCTCCTTGAGGATGCCGCGGTCGATGTAGTCCTGCACGGAGGCGACGTGCAGGCGCAGCCCGTGCTCGGCGACCACCCGGTCGCGGAAGGCGAGGACTTCGGGGAAGTTGTGGCCGGTGTCCACGTGCAGCAGCGCGAAGGGCACCGGCGCCGGTGTGAACGCCTTCAGTGCCAGGTGCAGCATGACGATGGAGTCCTTGCCGCCGGAGAACAGCAGCACCGGGTTGTCGAACTCGCCCGCCACCTCGCGCAGGATGTGCACCGCCTCCGACTCCAGCACGTCGGGGTGCGAGAGGGCGTAGGGGCTCTGGCCGCCGCCGGCCGTCACCGCACCCAGGGTCGGTGTCATACCAGTCCCCTTTCGGTGAGCAGGGCGTGCACCGCGGCGGCGGACTGCGCCACGCTCTGGTGCTGCGACTCGATGCGCAGGTCCGGGGCGGTCGGCTCCTCGTAGGGGTCGTCCACGCCGGTCAGGCCCGTCAGCTGTCCGGCGGCCTGCTTGGCGTACAGGCCCTTCACGTCGCGTGCGCTGCACACCTCCAGCGGGGTGGCGACGTGCACTTCGAGGTAGGGGGTGCGGTTGCTGTCGTGGCGTTTGCGGACCGCTTCGCGGCTGTCGGTGTACGGCGCGATGACCGGGGCCAGCGCCAGGATGCCGTTGCGGGCCAGGAGTTCGGCGACGTAGCCGATGCGCTGCACGTTGGTGTCGCGGTCGGCGCGGGAGAAGCCGAGGCCGGCCGAGAGCGCCTCGCGGATCTCGTCGCCGTCCAGGACCTCCACGCGGTGCCCGTCCGCGCGGAGCCGGGCGGCCAGCTCGTAGGCGATGGTGGTCTTGCCGGCGCTGGGCAGGCCGGTGAGCCAGACGGTGACTCCGGGCGTCACGGGCATCTCCTGGGGGTCGGGGGGTGGCGGCGGTGCGGGGCGCGGGTCTCAGAGCGGCCGGGCGGGCGGGCGCGGGGCGCCGAACCAGCGGGTCAGGGCGTCGGTGAGGTCGCTGTCGCTGCCGGGCGCGGTCCAGGCGACGTAGCCGTCGGGCCGGATGAGGACGGCCTGCGGGGCCTGGGCGGCCGGGCCGGCGGGGCCGGTGGCTTCGGGGGTCCAGGTGCCGGTGACGATGTCGACGCCGGCGGTCCAGTCCTGGGCGAGCTGGGCGGCCTTGGAGCCGGTGCCGTCCGCGCCGTCGGTGGCGATCAGGACGCCGCGCGCGGGATGCAGCAGCTCCGCCACCCGGGTGCGGGTGCCGTCGGGGCGGGTCAGTTCCAGGGCGGGGGGCATGCGCCGGCCCAGCAGGGGGTGGTCCCCCGGCCCCATGTCGTAGCGGATGCCCAGGCCGCTGAGGACGCCCGCCAGATGGGTGGCCGCGTCCTTGTGGGTGAGGACCTCGCCGAGCACCTCGCGCAGCGGCGCCATCTCCTGCCCGGTCAGGCGCAGTTCGATGGCGGCGCGGGCGTTGCGCGCCAGCTGCTCCCCGATCGGGTGGCGCTCGGCGTGGTAGGTGTCCAGGAGCGTGTCGGGGGCGCGGCCGGCGAGGACCGCGGCCAGTTTCCAGCCGAGGTTCACCGCGTCCTGCACGCCCACGCTCAGCCCCTGCGCCATCGCCGGCGGCTGGACGTGGGTGGCATCGCCCGCCAGGAAGATCCGGCCGCGCCGGTAGTCGGCGGCCACCCGGGAGGCGTCGGTGAAGCAGCTGATCCAGCGGCACTGCCCGTGGTGGATGGACTCGCCGGTCAGCCGCTGCCAGGCGTCGGCGAGTTCGCCGTACGTGAGGGCCTCGCGGTCCTTGGGGCGCGTGCCCCGCTCGTAGGCGACGACGCGGGTGACGCCGTTCTCCAGGTCCATCGCCATGATCATGCTGCCGTCGGGGAGGTTCTCCCCGATGCGCCGGCGGCGGGTCTCGATACCGGTCACATCGGCGGTGTAGAAGCCGCGGGTGGGCTCGGGTCCGGGGAAGTCGATGCCGGCCAGCTTGCGGACGGTGCTGCGGCCGCCGTCGCAGCCGACCAGGTAGCGGGCCCGGTCCCGGCCCGCCCCCTCGGGCCCGTCGAAGGTCACCTCGACGCCGTCGGGGTGCTGGTCGAGGCCGGTGACCTCATGGCCGCGGCGGACGGTCACCCCGAGTCCGCCCGCCCACTCCTCAAGCATCCGCTCGGTGCGGGACTGCGAGACGCCGCGGGCGCCGCTGTGGTCCTCCTCCAGCGGGCCCAGGTCGATGGGCACCCCGCCGAAGTGGGCGTCGGCCGGCTCCGTGGCGCCGAGCCGGGCGAGCAGTCCGCGCTGGTCGAAGCTCTCCACGGCGCGGCGGGTGAGGCTGGCGCCGCGGGACTCGCGGGCCGGGGCGGGCAGCTTCTCGTAGACGACGACGTCGGCGCCGGCCAGGCGCAGCTCGCCGGCCATCATCAGCCCGACCGGGCCCGCGCCGACGACTATCACGTCCCTTCTCGTGCTCGTGCTCGTGCTCATGCTCACGCTCCTGTTCGGTGGAGGGCGCCGGGAGTGCCGGGGGCCCCTGGGGTGCCGGGCGTGCCGGGGGTGCCGAACCAGTGGGCCAGGGCGTCGGCCAGGTCGCGGTCGCTGCCCGGCGCGGTCCAGGCGACGTAGCCGTCGGGGCGGATGAGGACCGCCACCGGGGCCGGGCCGGTCGAACCGGGGGCGTCGGGGGCGTCGGGGGTCCAGGTGCCGGTGACGACGTCGACGCTCGCCGCCCAGTCCTGGGCGATCTCGGCCGTCTTGCCGTCCGCGCCGTCGGTGGTGATCAGTACGCCGCGCGCGGCGTGCAGCAGCTCCGCCACCCGGGTGCGGGTGCCGTCGGGGCGGGTCAGTTCCTTGTGCGGGGGCATGCGCCGGCCCAGCAGGGGGTGCTCCCCCGGCCCCAGGTCGTAGCCGATGCCCAGCCCGCTCACGATGCCGGCCAGCTGCCCGGCGGCCTCCTTGTGCGCCACCAGCTCGCCCAGCACGCCGCGCAGCGGGTCCATGTCGGCGTCGCCGAGGTAGAGCATCGACGCCGCCTGCGCGTTGCGGATCAACTGCTCGCCGACCGGGTGGCGTTCGGCGTGGTAGGTGTCCAGGAGGTGCTCGGGGGCCCGGCCTGCGAGGTGGGCGGCCAGTTTCCAGCCCAGGTTCGCCGCGTCCTGCAGCCCGGCGCTCAGGCTCCAGGCGGCCAGCGGCGGCATGGCGTGGGCGGCATCGCCCGCCAGCAGCACCCGGCCGCGCCGGTACTCGGTGGCCAGGGCGGCCGCGTTGTCGCAGGCCCACATCCACTGCGCGCTCGCGTGACGGATGTCCTCGCCGGTCAACTTCTGCCAGGCGTCTGCCACTTGAGGGAACGTCAGCTTGGCGGGGTCCTGGTGCGGGGGCAGGTCCTTGTCGTGGATGACGATGCGGCAGCGGCCCTCGCCCAGCGGGGTGCACACCACCATGTGGCCACCGGGCAGGCGCTCCCCGATGGGACGGGGGCGCAGCGTGATGCCGGTGAGCTCCGCGGTGTACATGCCGCGGGTGGCCTCCCAGTGGCGGGCGGGGATGCCGGCGGCGGTGCGGACGGTGCTGTGCGGTCCGTCGCAGCCCACCACGTAGCGGGCGCGGTGCTCGCCGGCGCCTGCGGGTCCCTGGCAGGTGACGACGACGCCGTCGCTCTCCTCGCGCACGCCGGTGACCTCGAGCCCGCGGCGCACCGGCACCCCGAGCTCGGCGAGGCGGGCGGCCAGCATCGCCTCGGTGCGGGCCTGGGAGAGGCCCAGGACGCCGCTGTGGTCCTCCTCCAGCATGCCGAGATCGAACCGGACGCCGCCGAAGTGGCCCATCGGCCCCCACCGGAACCGGCCGAGCCCGGTGAGGAGTCCGCGCTGGTCGAGTGTTTCCGCCGCGCGCCGGTTGAAGCCGAGCGCGCGGGATTCCCCGGAGGGGGCGGGGAGTTTGTCGAAGACGGTGACATTCACACCGCCCAGGTGGAGTTCACAGGCCAGCATCAATCCGACGGGACCGGCACCGACAATTATTACGCCAGTTTCCATTGTTGACCTTCCACGCGGGCGGCTGAGGAATCGTCGATGTCAAACTACACATCAGCATGTTCAACCGGTGATTTCCCGCGGTTGAACGAGGCGGGCGGAATCTGTTTCTGCCATGTGTGCGGGTTTTACGGGGCGGGCTGCGGCGGCGCGGGCGCCTGGCAGGTGGCGTCGGCGCCCTTGCGCGCGGCCGGGCGGCTGCCGTCCTTCAGGTAGGCGTCGACCACCGTGTTGACGCAGGTGTTGGCGTTGCGGGACAGCGACGTCTCGTGTTCGTAGCCGCCCTGCTCCACAAGGAGCCGGGAGCCGGGGAACCTGCGGTGCATGTCGTGGGCGCCCGCCAGTGGGGATCCGGCGACGTGCTCGCCCTGCACGACCAGGACGTTCACGTCCTTGGCGCCGACCTTCTGCGGGGTGCCCGCGGGCGCGGGCCAGTACGCGCACGGCGCGTTGTACCAGGCGTTGAACCAGGTCAGGAAGGTGTTGCCGGCGCGGTAGTCGCGGGTGTAATCGCGGTGCCAGCGCTGCCAGTTCCGAGGCCAGGGCGAGTCGGTGCACTGCACCGCGCTGTACATGGCCTGCTTGTTCTGGGTCGGGTAGCCGGGCTCGTTGAAGGCGGACCTGAGCCCGGTGGCGTCCTCGCGCAGCACCCAGTCGGCCAGCGCCTTGGTGTGGCCGCTCCAGGCGGAGCGGCGGTAGAGGTCGATGAGGAAGACCTCGGTGTACTCGGCCGGGCCGATCTTTCCGTCGACGGGTGCCGTGCGCAGCTTGGCCATGCCTTGGTAGTACGCGGCCTCGACGGCGGCGCGGGTGGTGCCCAGGTGGTAGGTCGCGTCGTTGCGGGCGACCCAGGAGAAGTAGTTCTGGGCGCTCTGTTCGAAGGTGGCGTTCTGGGCGAGGACGTTCTTGTACCAGCCCTTGCCGGGCAGCATCACGGTGTCCAGGACCATGCGGCGCACCCGGTGGGGGTACATCGAGGCGTAGACCGAGCCGAGGTAGGTGCCGTAGTCCCAGCCGAAGTAGGTCAGTTGCTCCTCGCCGAGCGCCTGACGGATGAGGTCCAGGTCGCGGGCGCTGTCCTTGGTGCTGAGGAAGTTCAGGGTGTCGCCGTGGGCGCGGCCGCAGCTCGCGGCGAAGTCGCGGGCCCGGGTGCGCCAGGCGCGTTCGTCGGCGGCGGTGCGGGGCACCAGGTCGGCGCGGGCCCTGCCGGGCCAGACGTAGTCGGGCGCGCAGGTGATCCGCGGTTCGCTGGCGCCGGTGCCGCGCGGGTCGAAGCCGATCCAGTCGTAGGTGGCGCCGACGGCCGGGGACAGGCCGGAGGTGCCCTTGGCGAACCGGGTGGGCAGGTCGCGGCCGAACTGGCCGGGCCACTGGCCGCGGTTGAGCAGCACGATGCCCTGGTAGCGGTCCTCGGGTGCGGTGTGCCGGGCGCGGGTCAGTGCCAGGTCGATGGTGCGGCCGGTCGGCCTGGTGTGGTCGAGCGGGACGGCGAGCGTGCCGCACTCCAGGCCCTTGAGCAGGGCGCCGACGACGGGGTCGTTGTCCGGGCAGGGCGACCAGGAGACGGTGGACGCCGGGCGCTCGGGTGCGGCTTTCGCCGGCGCCGCGGCGACCGTTCCCGCCAGGGCGGTGGCGGCCGCCGCCGTAATTGCCAGTAACTTCCTCACGTAATCCCCTTCTTGAGGCAGATACGCCGCCGGGCCGGGTTGTGCGGGCAGGCCGGCGAAGCCGATTTTCTCGGGCGGGTCCTGGGGGCGGCGCGAGACTATCGGCTGCGGGAAGTGGCGTGAAAACAACTGCGGTTGAACAATGACGGGCGGTCGAGCGGGGCTGGAACGGCGGTATCGGGCGGGAACAGCGCGACTTGTTTACTGGATACGAAAAAGCCCCGCGGCCAGCCGGTCATGGGCTGTCCGCGGGGAAAAGGAAAAAGGTGCGGGTGGTGTTATCGCGGTCCGCCGCCAAAAGCGGGTGCGCTGCCGGGGGCGGGCGGGCCACCCGCGGCCATCTGCTGCATCCGCTCCCGCATGTTCGCGGTGGTGTTGGCGTGCGGGAACGGCGTGGTGGGCGTGTCGGTGCCCAGGAACGCGCACAGCGGCTCCCAGCCCTTGGTGACGTCGTAGACCAGGAGGTTGTCGGCGGGGACCGCGTCGATGATCTCCTGGTTGCGGCGGTGGTAGACCTCGATGGCGTGGTCCTTGTCGGAGAACCGCCCCTCGAACAGCCCCTCCCAGGTCATGACGTTGGTCATGCGGAAGACGCGGGCCTGGCGGCTGCCCTGCTCGGGCGGGGTCTCCTTGTTCTTCAGGACGAACTGGTACAGCGTGTTGTACGTGCTCTGGTACCAGCCGTCCGCGTCGCGCACCGTCAGGACGACCTTGGCCTCGGGGAAGGCCTTGATGATCTGGTCGTAGTAGAAGGAGGGCGGGCCGTCCACCGCGGAGGTGTAGCCCTCGAACACCGCGTCCCAGTCGGGCTGCTGCCCCTCGCAGATGATGCGCTCCCACTGCTCCAGGCGCTTCTCGTCGCCGACGATGTCGAACATGTGGTAGCAGGGGCCGTAACCGAGCTGTTCCAGCGCCACCTGCAGTGACGTGGTCCCGGTCCTGCCGAGACCGGCGTTGATGAGCTTCAACACGGGGCGGTTCCTTCCCTGCGGCTGGGTGGTCAGGTGGTGCGTGGGGTCCCGGTCGTCACTGCTATGACGCCCGGCGGCGCGCGGATGTGACAGGCGTACGGCGCGCCGCACGGGCCGGGGCGCGGCGGGCGCTCAGCGCCAGGCCGCGGGCACCTGGCGGGTGGCGACGTTGATGCGGTTCCAGCAGTTGACCAGGCCGATGTGGATGACCAGGGAGGCCAGTTCCTCCTCGGTGTAGTGGCCGGCCGCGTCCTGCCAGACCTCGTCGGGCACCGCGTCCTCGCGGCCGCTGAGTTCGGTGGCGTCCTCGGCCAGCGCCAGGGCGGCGCGCTCGGCGGGGGTGAAGCAGGTCGCCTCGCGCCACTCGGCGACCTGGGGCAGGCGGGCGTCGGCCTCGGCGGCCTGCCCCAGGTCGTCGGGGATCGTGTAGATGCGGCCGTTGATCTGGCTCACCCGCAGCCGGATGAGGTCGAGCGTGCGCTGCGGGACCCCGACCCTGCCGATGACTTTGGTCAGGTCGAGCAGGGGCTGCAGGGCGTCGGGCACGACCAGCGAAGGGTTGTTCATCCGCGGTGGCATCGGGGCGTCTCCTGTGAGTCGGGCCCGCGCCGGCGCCGCTGCGGCGCCGCCCGGCGGCAGGCGCGCGGGGGCGGACGGGCAGGGCGGGGGCGGGCAGCGGCGAGTGCCGGTCCACCAGGCTGCCGCCGCCGTGTGTGTTGGTGCAAGTGCCCGGCGAACAGGGCGCCGTGCGGGCGGTGTTCGACCGCGCGGTCGCCGCAGTTGAACATCCGCGGCGTTCACGGGGGCCTCGGGCGCGCCGGGCGAACTGTGTGACGCTTCGGTGGGTTCACAGCGCGTGACCCATCCCCCTCCCCTCCCCCTTTTCCGACGGACAGAAGGGACCACGGACGTGCCTGAGAAGATCGCGCTCGTCACCGGCGCCAACAAGGGCATCGGGCAGGAGACCGCACGGCAGCTGGGCGAGCGGGGAGCCGTCGTCCTGGTCGGCGCCAGGGACGAGGTGCGCGGCAAGCAGGCGAGCGCCGTGCTCGCGGACCGCGGCATCACCGCGGTGCCGCTGCGCGTCGACGTGTGCGACGCGGCCTGTGTGGCCGAGGCCGCCGCCCTCATCGAGCGGCGCTACGGCCGCCTGGACATCCTGGTCAACAACGCGGGGATCGCCGGGCGGTTCACCGGCGCGCCCAGCCAGGCGGCCGCGGGCGATCTGCGGGAGGTGTACGAGACCAACGTGTTCGGCGTGGTCACGGTGACCAACGCGATGCTGCCGCTGCTGCGCCGCTCGCCGGCCGGGCGCATCGTCAACATGTCCAGCCACCTGGGGTCGCTGGCCCTCAACGCCGACCCGGCCTCCCCCATGGCGCACGTCAACATGCTCGCCTACCAGTCCTCCAAGACCGCGCTGAACGCGCTGACCCTGGCCTACGCCAAGGAGCTGCGGGACACCCCGATCAAGGTGAACGCGGCCCACCCGGGTGTGGTGGCCACCGACATCAACGGCCACCGCGGGCAGCGCACGCCCGCCCAGGGCGCCGTGATCGCGGTGCGGCTCGCGCTGCTCGACGCGGCGGGGCCCACGGGGGCCTCGCTGTCGGAGGACGGCCCGGTGCCCTGGTAGCGGCCGGGCACGGCGCGGGGGCAAGGGCGGGGGCTCCGATGAACCTCGTCCTGAGCTCGGGTCATCCTCAAGAGCCCCGGCGGAACGTGTGGCCCGGCGCGTGGAGATCCGGCGGACACCGGACCGGCCCCCGATGCCGGCCCCCTGGATCCAGTCCCTGATTCCGGGCCCCTGACTGTGGAGGAGAGCGGGAGCGATGAGCTTCATCAAGGTTTGTCCGGTGGACAAGATCCCGGCCGGCGGCGCGATCGCGGTGGAGGTCGAGGACGCCCCGGTCGCACTGGTGCGCAGGGACGAGACCGTGTACGCGGTCAGCGACCTGTGCTCGCACGCCGAGGTCTCCCTCGCCGAGGGCGAGGTCTACGGCACCACCATCGAGTGCTGGCTGCACGGCTCGTGCTTCGACCTGCGCACCGGGCAGCCCGTCAATCCGCCGGCGACCCGGCCGATCGCCACCTACCGGGTGAAGGTCGAGGACGGCTTCGTCTACGTGGCGCCGGGCGCCGAGGACTAGGGGCAGGTGGAGATGAACGCAGCGAAGCGGCCGGTGGTCGGGATCACCGCGCGGACGGTCCCGGTCACCCTGCAGGGCACCGACATGGTGGTCAGCCTCTCGCTCCAGTCGCATGTGGACTTCCTGGCCGCGGCGGGCTGCGTCCCGGTGGTGCTGCCGGTGCGGCCCGGCGTCGAGCAGCTGCTCGACGGTCTGCAGGGGCTGCTCGTGCCGGGCGGCCCGGACGTCGATCCGGCGCTGTACGGGCAGGAGCGCCACCCGCTGACGCGGGTCGCGAGCACCGAGCTGGACCGCGCCGAACTCGCTCTGATCGGGGCGGCGCTGTCGGGCGGGCTGCCTTTGCTGGCCATCTGCCGCGGCATGCAGCTGCTCAACGTGGGCTGCGGGGGCACCCTGCACCAGCATCTGCCGGAGGTCACCGGATCCGACGGGCACCGCCCGCCGGGCCCCGGCTTCGAGTTCGGCCGGCACGTCCTGGACCTGCGGTCCGGCAGCCATATCGCGCGGGTCTTCGGCGACGACACCCCCAAGACCGCCTGCCACCACCACCAGGCCGTGGACCGTATCGGCGAGAACCTGACCGCCACCGCCCGCACGCCCGACGGCGTCGTCGAGGCGGTCGAGGCGGTGGGCCACCCCTTCGCGCTGGGCGTGCAGTGGGAGGCGGGACAGACCGAGGACGACCGGCTGCACCGCGCCCTGGCAGACGCCGCACGGCGCCGGTGAGACACGTACCAGCAGCCCGAGACAGCTCAACGCACCTTCAATCCCGGCACATTCGGCAGTTTCCGTGAGCGTGGGACTGTCACCTTCCGGAAGGACGAAAATGGGAACAGTCGAGGTTCCGGTTCTTATCGTGGGCGGCGGCGGATGCGGTCTTGCCGCCTCCAACTTCCTGTCCGATCACGGTGTGGACCACCTGCTCGTCGAACGGCACGCGGACACCGCGCACGTGCCCAAGGCGCACTACCTCAACCAGCGCACGATGGAGATCTTCCGCCA from the Streptomyces venezuelae genome contains:
- the cysD gene encoding sulfate adenylyltransferase subunit CysD, whose protein sequence is MTPTLGAVTAGGGQSPYALSHPDVLESEAVHILREVAGEFDNPVLLFSGGKDSIVMLHLALKAFTPAPVPFALLHVDTGHNFPEVLAFRDRVVAEHGLRLHVASVQDYIDRGILKERPDGTRNPLQTRPLTDTIQRERFDAVFGGGRRDEEKARAKERVFSLRDEFSQWDPRRQRPELWNLYNGRHLPREHVRVFPLSNWTELDVWQYIARERIELPSIYFAHEREVFERHHMWLTAGSWGGPAPGERTEKRRVRYRTVGDMSCTGAVDSDADTIDKVITEIAASRLTERGATRADDKLSEAAMEDRKREGYF
- the cysC gene encoding adenylyl-sulfate kinase, translating into MTPGVTVWLTGLPSAGKTTIAYELAARLRADGHRVEVLDGDEIREALSAGLGFSRADRDTNVQRIGYVAELLARNGILALAPVIAPYTDSREAVRKRHDSNRTPYLEVHVATPLEVCSARDVKGLYAKQAAGQLTGLTGVDDPYEEPTAPDLRIESQHQSVAQSAAAVHALLTERGLV
- a CDS encoding FAD-dependent monooxygenase, translating into MSTSTSTRRDVIVVGAGPVGLMMAGELRLAGADVVVYEKLPAPARESRGASLTRRAVESFDQRGLLARLGATEPADAHFGGVPIDLGPLEEDHSGARGVSQSRTERMLEEWAGGLGVTVRRGHEVTGLDQHPDGVEVTFDGPEGAGRDRARYLVGCDGGRSTVRKLAGIDFPGPEPTRGFYTADVTGIETRRRRIGENLPDGSMIMAMDLENGVTRVVAYERGTRPKDREALTYGELADAWQRLTGESIHHGQCRWISCFTDASRVAADYRRGRIFLAGDATHVQPPAMAQGLSVGVQDAVNLGWKLAAVLAGRAPDTLLDTYHAERHPIGEQLARNARAAIELRLTGQEMAPLREVLGEVLTHKDAATHLAGVLSGLGIRYDMGPGDHPLLGRRMPPALELTRPDGTRTRVAELLHPARGVLIATDGADGTGSKAAQLAQDWTAGVDIVTGTWTPEATGPAGPAAQAPQAVLIRPDGYVAWTAPGSDSDLTDALTRWFGAPRPPARPL
- a CDS encoding FAD-dependent monooxygenase — encoded protein: METGVIIVGAGPVGLMLACELHLGGVNVTVFDKLPAPSGESRALGFNRRAAETLDQRGLLTGLGRFRWGPMGHFGGVRFDLGMLEEDHSGVLGLSQARTEAMLAARLAELGVPVRRGLEVTGVREESDGVVVTCQGPAGAGEHRARYVVGCDGPHSTVRTAAGIPARHWEATRGMYTAELTGITLRPRPIGERLPGGHMVVCTPLGEGRCRIVIHDKDLPPHQDPAKLTFPQVADAWQKLTGEDIRHASAQWMWACDNAAALATEYRRGRVLLAGDAAHAMPPLAAWSLSAGLQDAANLGWKLAAHLAGRAPEHLLDTYHAERHPVGEQLIRNAQAASMLYLGDADMDPLRGVLGELVAHKEAAGQLAGIVSGLGIGYDLGPGEHPLLGRRMPPHKELTRPDGTRTRVAELLHAARGVLITTDGADGKTAEIAQDWAASVDVVTGTWTPDAPDAPGSTGPAPVAVLIRPDGYVAWTAPGSDRDLADALAHWFGTPGTPGTPGAPGTPGALHRTGA
- a CDS encoding alpha/beta hydrolase, encoding MRKLLAITAAAATALAGTVAAAPAKAAPERPASTVSWSPCPDNDPVVGALLKGLECGTLAVPLDHTRPTGRTIDLALTRARHTAPEDRYQGIVLLNRGQWPGQFGRDLPTRFAKGTSGLSPAVGATYDWIGFDPRGTGASEPRITCAPDYVWPGRARADLVPRTAADERAWRTRARDFAASCGRAHGDTLNFLSTKDSARDLDLIRQALGEEQLTYFGWDYGTYLGSVYASMYPHRVRRMVLDTVMLPGKGWYKNVLAQNATFEQSAQNYFSWVARNDATYHLGTTRAAVEAAYYQGMAKLRTAPVDGKIGPAEYTEVFLIDLYRRSAWSGHTKALADWVLREDATGLRSAFNEPGYPTQNKQAMYSAVQCTDSPWPRNWQRWHRDYTRDYRAGNTFLTWFNAWYNAPCAYWPAPAGTPQKVGAKDVNVLVVQGEHVAGSPLAGAHDMHRRFPGSRLLVEQGGYEHETSLSRNANTCVNTVVDAYLKDGSRPAARKGADATCQAPAPPQPAP
- a CDS encoding sulfotransferase family protein, which codes for MLKLINAGLGRTGTTSLQVALEQLGYGPCYHMFDIVGDEKRLEQWERIICEGQQPDWDAVFEGYTSAVDGPPSFYYDQIIKAFPEAKVVLTVRDADGWYQSTYNTLYQFVLKNKETPPEQGSRQARVFRMTNVMTWEGLFEGRFSDKDHAIEVYHRRNQEIIDAVPADNLLVYDVTKGWEPLCAFLGTDTPTTPFPHANTTANMRERMQQMAAGGPPAPGSAPAFGGGPR
- a CDS encoding carboxymuconolactone decarboxylase family protein gives rise to the protein MPPRMNNPSLVVPDALQPLLDLTKVIGRVGVPQRTLDLIRLRVSQINGRIYTIPDDLGQAAEADARLPQVAEWREATCFTPAERAALALAEDATELSGREDAVPDEVWQDAAGHYTEEELASLVIHIGLVNCWNRINVATRQVPAAWR
- a CDS encoding SDR family oxidoreductase, coding for MPEKIALVTGANKGIGQETARQLGERGAVVLVGARDEVRGKQASAVLADRGITAVPLRVDVCDAACVAEAAALIERRYGRLDILVNNAGIAGRFTGAPSQAAAGDLREVYETNVFGVVTVTNAMLPLLRRSPAGRIVNMSSHLGSLALNADPASPMAHVNMLAYQSSKTALNALTLAYAKELRDTPIKVNAAHPGVVATDINGHRGQRTPAQGAVIAVRLALLDAAGPTGASLSEDGPVPW
- a CDS encoding Rieske (2Fe-2S) protein yields the protein MSFIKVCPVDKIPAGGAIAVEVEDAPVALVRRDETVYAVSDLCSHAEVSLAEGEVYGTTIECWLHGSCFDLRTGQPVNPPATRPIATYRVKVEDGFVYVAPGAED
- a CDS encoding gamma-glutamyl-gamma-aminobutyrate hydrolase family protein, whose protein sequence is MNAAKRPVVGITARTVPVTLQGTDMVVSLSLQSHVDFLAAAGCVPVVLPVRPGVEQLLDGLQGLLVPGGPDVDPALYGQERHPLTRVASTELDRAELALIGAALSGGLPLLAICRGMQLLNVGCGGTLHQHLPEVTGSDGHRPPGPGFEFGRHVLDLRSGSHIARVFGDDTPKTACHHHQAVDRIGENLTATARTPDGVVEAVEAVGHPFALGVQWEAGQTEDDRLHRALADAARRR